In Aspergillus luchuensis IFO 4308 DNA, chromosome 1, nearly complete sequence, the following are encoded in one genomic region:
- a CDS encoding uncharacterized protein (InterPro:IPR011329,IPR029167;~PFAM:PF15474;~SECRETED:SignalP(1-17);~go_component: GO:0005576 - extracellular region [Evidence IEA];~go_process: GO:0009405 - pathogenesis [Evidence IEA]) — protein sequence MKFLIVSLPFLATLASAFIPADPEDSVETATPTPFGQSLIAGPSFNCKGSSQCGHFPGMTGYCQKAVDTMLPGLVFDTNGGRTGNCWGAPDGLRCGVFVAGPGGCTRTTEQMKAAFNNIRAHDCKICGTVTDDDNGNDNCQIKIDYVTGCNNHN from the exons ATGAAGTTTCTTATTGTCTCTCTCCCATTCCTCGCCACATTGGCATCGGCCTTTATTCCCGCGGATCCTGAGGACAGCGTGGAGACCGCCACCCCTACTCCTTTTGGCCAAAGTCTGATAGCCGGTCCTTCGTTCAACTGCAAAGGATCGAGCCAATGTGGCCATTTCCCAGGCATGACTGGATACTGCCAAAAAGCTGTTGATACTATGCTTCCAGGTCTAGTCTTCGACACCAA CGGTGGCCGTACGGGCAACTGCTGGGGTGCACCTGACGGTCTTAGATGCGGTGTCTTTGTTGCGGGGCCTGGAGGGTGCACTAGAACCACCGAGCAGATGAAAGCAGCATTCAACAACATTAGGGCCCATGACTGTAAGATATGCGGCACTGTTACGGACGATGATAATGGCAACGACAATTGTCAGATCAAAATTGACTACGTCACGGGATGCAACAACCACAATTAA
- a CDS encoding uncharacterized protein (COG:S;~EggNog:ENOG410PTCG;~SECRETED:SignalP(1-19);~TransMembrane:1 (n2-12c17/18o172-196i)), which translates to MLLITLGVFFLAKFGKSAAKTCYAPDGTPVEDDIYAPCIAIEGVESMCCRINDTNPDECRADGLCYTNMTGYAGYWRDFCTDETWDTPNCLSKSICNTTAGGNSSWTYYMTPCGGVNYCCGDDPSCCSGDSVFSIKDTLVTIGGVATTTVTATSSAEVNGTSSGSSDESTKLAIGLGVAIPLTAIAGAMLGAGFFWGRKITQRKWLQATNHGGTAGPLLQPILQQGIAPTYHQSYPHEVSASQLSPTELPGGK; encoded by the exons ATGCTGCTCATCACGCTGGGCGTTTTCTTCCTCGCAAAATTTGGCAAATCAGCCGCAAAGACCTGTTATGCCCCTGACGGAACCCCAGTTGAGGACGACATATATGCTCCATGTATTGCGATTGAAGGAGTAGAGTCGATGTGCTGCCGGATTAATGACACAAACCCCGACGAATGCCGTGCCGATGGCCTTTGTTACACAAATATGACGGGGTACGCAGGATATTGGAGAGACTTCTGTACTGATGAGACATGGGATACCCCGAATTGCCTATCAAAGTCAATCTGCAACACTACG GCAGGGGGAAATTCAAGTTGGACATACTACATGACACCCTGCGGTGGTGTTAATTACTGTTGTGGTGATGATCCCTCATGTTGCAGCGGAGATAGTGTCTTTTCCATCAAAGATACTCTTGTCACGATCGGAGGTGTAGCTACAACCACTGTTACAGCGACGAGCTCAGCAGAAGTGAATGGTACAAGTTCTGGTTCATCAGATGAGTCCACTAAGCTCGCAATTGGCCTTGGTGTTGCCATTCCTTTGACCGCTATAGCGGGTGCCATGCTAGGGGCCGGATTTttctggggaaggaagataaCGCAGCGCAAATGGCTGCAGGCCACAAATCATGGGGGTACTGCTGGACCGTTACTGCAACCAATACTACAGCAAGGGATTGCTCCAACTTATCATCAAAGTTATCCTCATGAGGTATCGGCATCTCAGTTATCACCGACCGAGTTACCAGGGGGTAAATGA